The bacterium genome contains a region encoding:
- a CDS encoding alpha/beta hydrolase yields MADTYVLIHGAWHDGSGWADVAGRIRAEGHIVHTPTLAGNGHEEDIDRTIDHATATASAVAYIENEGLSDIILVGHSYGGTIISAVAEAIGERIRRLVYWNAFVLLDGESIDDVSPPHYKGMMDASAAERGDGSCVLPFVVWREVFCNDMDAAEARRTYELTSPHPRRTLSDKLSLKRFWDLPIAKSYLNCTEDIAMPHGEFAWHPRFSARLGLARIVQMPGGHEALFSSPALLAAKIIEAGRD; encoded by the coding sequence ATGGCCGATACATACGTTCTCATCCATGGAGCATGGCACGACGGGTCCGGTTGGGCCGACGTCGCCGGACGGATCCGAGCCGAAGGCCACATTGTTCACACTCCGACGCTCGCCGGCAACGGGCACGAGGAGGACATCGACCGCACAATCGACCACGCGACAGCCACTGCGTCAGCCGTGGCGTACATCGAGAACGAGGGTCTCAGCGACATCATCCTCGTTGGTCACAGCTACGGCGGCACGATCATCTCTGCTGTCGCCGAGGCGATCGGAGAGCGGATCCGGCGTCTCGTCTACTGGAACGCCTTCGTGCTGCTCGACGGGGAGTCGATCGACGATGTCAGCCCGCCTCACTACAAGGGCATGATGGACGCCAGTGCGGCCGAGCGAGGCGACGGGTCTTGCGTTCTGCCCTTTGTCGTATGGCGCGAGGTTTTCTGCAACGACATGGATGCGGCTGAGGCTCGGCGAACCTACGAACTCACCAGCCCCCACCCGCGCAGGACACTGTCGGACAAGCTGAGCCTGAAGCGGTTCTGGGACCTGCCAATCGCGAAGTCCTACCTCAATTGCACCGAGGACATTGCTATGCCTCACGGCGAGTTCGCCTGGCATCCTCGCTTCAGTGCTCGACTGGGTCTGGCCCGCATCGTGCAGATGCCCGGCGGCCACGAGGCGCTGTTCTCGAGTCCAGCTCTGCTCGCGGCGAAGATCATCGAGGCCGGCCGAGACTGA
- a CDS encoding LysR substrate-binding domain-containing protein: MRPAELLSRPIRLRHLVVAATIAHRGSIREAGAVLYLTQPAVSRTLAELERILGVRLFERGPKGMTVTGEGAPLIYQMRLVASEVGSLLRHADEIVKGGSGEVRVGTLLAGTADILPNAVFDVTQRLPSLRVAISEGTPDRLHEDLMSGQIDFVVGRVTPLASMPGVEVEALYDDEVHVVCTPNHPRSGHRGGLARLVDDAWILPPRDTSLRQQIETAFIRECGRIPGQVIECVAPVPVRALVLRGEHLAVVPAGIFSDDLERDALLSLQVNIEGTSVPVGIITRLGAELPSSAHAVIDGLRAAASTRPEV; this comes from the coding sequence ATGCGCCCTGCTGAGTTGCTCTCGAGACCGATCCGGCTCCGGCACCTGGTCGTGGCCGCGACGATTGCCCACCGTGGATCGATCCGCGAGGCCGGCGCAGTTCTGTATCTGACGCAGCCGGCTGTGTCGCGCACGTTGGCTGAACTCGAACGGATCCTCGGTGTCCGACTGTTCGAACGAGGGCCGAAGGGTATGACCGTCACGGGCGAGGGTGCTCCTCTCATCTATCAGATGCGACTTGTGGCCTCTGAGGTGGGCTCGCTGCTCCGGCACGCCGACGAGATCGTCAAAGGGGGCAGCGGAGAGGTGCGAGTGGGTACGCTCCTAGCCGGGACCGCAGACATCCTTCCCAACGCGGTATTCGATGTCACTCAACGGCTCCCATCCTTGCGGGTTGCGATCTCCGAGGGGACCCCGGATCGGCTCCACGAGGACCTCATGTCCGGTCAGATCGACTTTGTCGTAGGACGGGTCACCCCGCTCGCCTCTATGCCAGGCGTGGAAGTCGAGGCGCTGTATGACGACGAGGTGCACGTCGTCTGCACGCCGAACCATCCGCGCTCCGGACACCGGGGCGGCCTGGCCAGGCTGGTCGACGACGCCTGGATCCTTCCTCCGAGAGACACGTCGCTGCGCCAACAGATCGAGACCGCATTCATTCGGGAATGCGGTCGAATTCCCGGCCAGGTCATCGAGTGTGTCGCTCCTGTACCTGTGCGAGCACTAGTGCTGCGAGGTGAGCACTTGGCTGTCGTCCCGGCCGGCATTTTCTCCGATGATCTCGAGCGCGACGCGTTGCTGTCGCTCCAGGTGAACATCGAAGGCACCTCGGTCCCGGTTGGCATCATCACCCGGTTGGGCGCTGAACTCCCTTCCAGCGCCCATGCCGTGATCGATGGACTGCGGGCCGCGGCCAGCACGCGTCCCGAGGTCTGA
- a CDS encoding thioesterase has product MPRVVGAGSLQPLPETGRRFSEARRVRLDEAGPDGWLRLDALACQLQDVATNDYLDAGFGDDRAWVLRRLLVAVRTPALFNESVTLTTWCSGTGSRWAERSTQLRGARGAQIDAAALWVHLDPATGIPHRLTPEFESVFGPSAAGRRVGAGLLHAPAPAGDGALRWVPRWCDLDVLGHVNNAAYWTAVLEEAATRGLDAPYRAEIEHRAAVSAGQTLHTPVFVDADGTLRMWFVNEAGLCASAIVGPASAAGAAARDDGR; this is encoded by the coding sequence GTGCCCAGAGTCGTCGGAGCGGGCAGCCTGCAACCGCTGCCGGAGACCGGTCGGCGTTTCAGCGAGGCGCGTCGCGTGCGGCTCGACGAGGCGGGCCCCGACGGGTGGCTGCGACTCGACGCCCTCGCCTGCCAACTCCAGGACGTTGCCACCAACGACTACCTCGACGCCGGGTTCGGCGACGACCGGGCGTGGGTGCTTCGCAGACTCCTCGTGGCGGTGCGCACTCCCGCCCTCTTCAACGAGTCCGTGACGCTCACGACCTGGTGCTCGGGCACCGGGAGCCGCTGGGCCGAGCGATCGACGCAGCTGCGCGGTGCCCGTGGTGCGCAGATCGACGCAGCGGCGCTGTGGGTGCACCTCGACCCTGCCACAGGCATACCGCACCGCCTCACCCCCGAGTTCGAATCTGTCTTCGGGCCCTCCGCGGCCGGCCGCCGGGTGGGCGCCGGACTGCTCCATGCCCCCGCGCCGGCCGGCGACGGCGCACTGCGGTGGGTACCCCGCTGGTGCGACCTCGACGTCCTCGGTCACGTCAACAACGCCGCATACTGGACGGCGGTGCTGGAGGAAGCGGCGACACGCGGCCTGGATGCCCCCTATCGCGCCGAGATCGAGCACCGAGCGGCGGTCAGCGCGGGCCAGACTCTCCACACGCCGGTGTTCGTCGACGCCGACGGCACGCTGCGGATGTGGTTCGTGAACGAGGCCGGTCTGTGCGCCTCGGCGATCGTGGGCCCCGCCTCCGCGGCCGGCGCCGCGGCGCGGGACGACGGCAGATGA
- a CDS encoding polysaccharide deacetylase family protein → MRWRPTLAALAVLAVVGALAVAMSSASVPPASASLDGPGDEPASDPSTVQPITAVEEPEPTDGPPRVTAVVEEDLAEAASPPEEAGERDPPGDEDPAATSSPDAAGGNEASAASADPEASAVDAALGGVIPTICPNPSDPFFTLYRAGENCYWLRFEEELHQGLTEEELALAESVPFVAGHVAEPLGRPARIIRRGPPGEAGAPRFYLTFDDGPSSRWTRPTLDLLDRHGARATFFPSGVHAELNFHIVEEIVARGHTIGSHLWSHERAALESEELFRRELRASAELFGELGTNCLRTPFGILSDDIAEWAGDEGFEILHWGEPDPRDWEFPGVEALTRSMLKMQNGSILILHEHTGADTLTALDTVLDTLAAKGWRFDEPICPLQF, encoded by the coding sequence ATGAGGTGGCGCCCGACGCTTGCCGCCCTGGCCGTGCTCGCCGTGGTCGGTGCTCTGGCGGTGGCGATGAGTTCGGCCTCGGTACCTCCGGCGAGTGCCTCCCTGGACGGACCCGGCGACGAGCCGGCCTCCGATCCGTCGACGGTCCAGCCGATCACCGCAGTCGAGGAGCCCGAACCGACCGACGGACCGCCCAGAGTTACCGCCGTGGTGGAAGAGGACCTCGCCGAGGCGGCCTCACCTCCCGAGGAGGCCGGCGAGCGTGATCCGCCCGGCGACGAGGACCCGGCGGCAACGAGTTCCCCCGATGCCGCCGGCGGGAACGAGGCCTCGGCGGCATCGGCCGATCCGGAGGCGAGCGCCGTGGACGCCGCCCTCGGAGGCGTCATCCCCACGATCTGCCCCAATCCCTCGGACCCGTTCTTCACCCTCTACCGCGCCGGCGAGAACTGCTACTGGCTGCGGTTCGAGGAAGAGTTGCACCAAGGACTCACCGAGGAGGAACTCGCACTCGCCGAGTCGGTTCCCTTCGTGGCGGGACACGTCGCCGAGCCCCTGGGGCGGCCGGCCCGAATCATCCGCCGGGGACCCCCCGGCGAGGCGGGTGCGCCGCGGTTCTATCTGACCTTCGACGACGGGCCGAGCAGCCGCTGGACGCGGCCGACCCTCGACCTGCTCGACCGGCACGGGGCGCGCGCCACATTCTTCCCCTCGGGAGTACACGCCGAGTTGAACTTCCATATCGTCGAGGAGATCGTCGCCCGCGGGCACACCATCGGCAGCCACCTGTGGTCTCATGAGAGGGCGGCGCTCGAGAGCGAAGAACTGTTCCGCCGGGAACTGCGCGCCAGCGCCGAGCTGTTCGGCGAACTCGGCACGAATTGCCTGCGCACCCCGTTCGGCATTCTCAGCGACGACATCGCCGAATGGGCCGGCGACGAGGGGTTCGAGATTCTGCACTGGGGTGAGCCGGACCCGCGGGACTGGGAATTCCCGGGGGTCGAGGCACTCACCCGGAGCATGCTCAAGATGCAGAACGGCTCGATCCTGATCCTGCACGAGCACACCGGCGCCGACACCCTGACGGCCCTGGACACCGTGCTGGATACCCTTGCCGCCAAAGGCTGGCGCTTCGACGAACCCATCTGCCCGCTGCAGTTCTAG
- a CDS encoding transposase, whose amino-acid sequence MALSDTATAQPWEAFRAGGGASLVREAVELVLQEMIEAEAAEVIGAGRNERTDARVTVRNGLVCPGETQSVRSFESGGADSTMRRSSNRSDQGLCLPSYPPWDLNPEPAD is encoded by the coding sequence ATGGCCCTTTCTGATACTGCCACGGCGCAGCCGTGGGAGGCCTTCCGCGCCGGTGGCGGCGCGAGCTTGGTCCGCGAGGCGGTGGAGCTGGTGCTCCAGGAGATGATTGAGGCTGAGGCCGCCGAGGTGATCGGCGCGGGGCGAAATGAGCGCACAGACGCGCGGGTGACGGTGCGCAACGGACTGGTGTGCCCCGGGGAGACTCAATCCGTCAGAAGCTTCGAGTCTGGAGGCGCCGACTCGACGATGCGCCGTTCTTCAAATCGCTCTGACCAGGGGCTTTGCCTACCTTCGTACCCCCCCTGGGACTTGAACCCAGAACCTGCGGATTAA